The following are from one region of the Haloactinomyces albus genome:
- a CDS encoding heat shock protein transcriptional repressor HspR encodes MTGEQWPRGAGVTIGFPPGATEDTPVFVISVAAELSGLHAQTLRSYDRLGLVSPGRTPAGGRRYSAKDIAVLREVQRLSQEEGVNLAGIKRIIELENQVDALRGRVQELMEELATAHAAAEQAAAQVHASYRRDLVPVRQETALVVWKPNRRRRR; translated from the coding sequence ATGACCGGAGAGCAGTGGCCCCGAGGAGCCGGTGTCACGATCGGATTCCCCCCGGGAGCGACCGAGGACACACCGGTGTTCGTCATCTCGGTCGCGGCCGAGCTTTCCGGACTGCATGCTCAGACACTGCGCAGCTACGATCGTCTGGGGCTGGTCTCGCCCGGCCGTACCCCGGCTGGCGGTCGGCGTTATTCGGCCAAGGACATCGCCGTGTTGCGAGAAGTGCAGCGCCTGTCCCAGGAGGAAGGTGTCAACCTCGCGGGCATCAAGCGGATCATCGAGCTGGAGAACCAGGTCGATGCTCTGCGGGGACGTGTGCAGGAGTTGATGGAGGAACTCGCAACCGCACACGCCGCCGCGGAACAGGCGGCGGCGCAGGTGCATGCTTCCTACCGCCGCGATCTCGTTCCGGTGCGGCAGGAGACGGCACTGGTGGTCTGGAAACCGAATCGCAGGCGCAGGCGCTGA
- a CDS encoding carboxymuconolactone decarboxylase family protein — protein sequence MNARLSIEADPDAYTAMVGLEKYLNQSTLPKATLELVKLRASQMNGCGFCVDMHSHDAKAAGETDERLFSVVTWREAPFFTSAEQAALALTEEATRLGPEGVSDEVWNEACRHYDDRTLVALVTAIATINAWNRFGVTFRSVAGSHRTAD from the coding sequence AAGCCGATCCGGACGCCTACACGGCAATGGTCGGCCTGGAGAAGTACCTGAACCAAAGCACGCTGCCGAAAGCCACACTGGAACTGGTGAAATTACGAGCCAGCCAGATGAACGGCTGCGGTTTCTGCGTGGACATGCACAGCCACGACGCGAAGGCAGCGGGGGAAACGGATGAGCGGCTGTTCTCCGTGGTCACCTGGCGCGAGGCACCGTTTTTCACCTCAGCCGAGCAAGCAGCCCTCGCCCTGACCGAGGAGGCGACCCGGCTCGGCCCGGAGGGTGTGTCCGATGAGGTCTGGAACGAGGCCTGTCGACACTACGACGATCGCACGCTCGTCGCGTTGGTCACGGCGATCGCCACGATCAACGCATGGAACCGGTTCGGCGTCACCTTCCGGTCGGTGGCCGGGTCGCACCGCACCGCGGACTGA